One genomic segment of Desmodus rotundus isolate HL8 chromosome 5, HLdesRot8A.1, whole genome shotgun sequence includes these proteins:
- the CYP1B1 gene encoding cytochrome P450 1B1: protein MATRLTLEDPLLPITLSAQQTTLLLLFSVLAAVHVGQWLLRQRRQQPGSSPPGPFAWPLIGNAAAMGPAPHLSFARLAKRYGDVFQIHLGSCPVVVLNGERAIRQALIQQGAAFADRPSFASFRVVSGGRSLAFGQYSERWKAQRRAAHGTMRAFLSHQLRSRRVLEGHVLGEARELVELLVRRSAGGAFVDPRPLTVVAVANVMSAACFGCRYSHEDAEFRELLSHNEEFGRTVGAGSLVDVLPWLQRFPNPVRTAFREFEQLNRNFSNFIIDKFLRHQESFRPGADPRDMMDACILSVEKEAAEKSGDSSAQLDMDYVPSTVTDIFGASQDTLSTALQWLLILFIRYPEVQARVQAELDQVVGRDRLPCLEDQPRLPYVMAFLYEAMRFSSFVPVTIPHATTANTSLLGYHIPKDTVVFVNQWSVNHDPVKWPNPEDFDPARFLDKDGIINKDLTSSVMIFSMGKRRCIGEELSKVQLFLFTAILAHQCNFKANPDEPAEMDFSYGLTIKPKSFKINVTLRESMELLDRAVQTLQAEKGCQ from the exons ATGGCCACCAGGCTCACCCTCGAAGATCCTCTGCTGCCGATTACGCTGTCCGCCCAGCAGACCACGCTCCTGCTGCTCTTCTCCGTGCTGGCCGCCGTGCACGTGGGCCAGTGGCTGCTGaggcagcggcggcagcagccGGGGTCCTCGCCCCCGGGTCCCTTTGCGTGGCCGCTGATCGGGAACGCCGCGGCAATGGGCCCTGCGCCGCACCTCTCATTCGCGCGCCTGGCGAAGCGCTATGGTGACGTCTTCCAAATCCACCTGGGCAGCTGCCCGGTGGTGGTGCTGAACGGCGAGCGCGCCATCCGCCAGGCCTTGATACAGCAGGGCGCTGCCTTCGCCGACCGCCCGTCCTTCGCCTCTTTCCGAGTGGTGTCCGGCGGGCGCAGCTTGGCTTTCGGCCAGTACTCTGAGCGCTGGAAGGCGCAGCGGCGCGCGGCGCACGGCACCATGCGCGCCTTCCTTTCGCACCAGCTCCGCAGCCGCCGCGTCCTCGAGGGCCACGTGCTAGGTGAGGCGCGCGAGTTGGTGGAGCTGCTGGTGCGCCGCAGCGCAGGAGGCGCCTTCGTGGACCCGCGGCCGCTGACCGTGGTGGCCGTGGCCAACGTCATGAGCGCCGCGTGCTTCGGTTGTCGCTACAGCCACGAGGACGCCGAGTTCCGCGAGCTGCTCAGCCACAACGAGGAGTTCGGGCGCACGGTGGGCGCGGGCAGCCTGGTAGACGTGCTGCCCTGGCTGCAGCGCTTCCCTAACCCCGTACGCACCGCCTTCCGAGAATTCGAGCAGCTTAACCGCAACTTCAGCAACTTTATCATCGACAAGTTCCTGAGGCACCAAGAAAGCTTTCGTCCTGGAGCCGACCCCCGCGACATGATGGACGCGTGCATCCTCTCGGTAGAAAAGGAAGCGGCCGAGAAGTCGGGCGACAGCAGCGCGCAGCTGGACATGGACTACGTGCCATCTACTGTCACCGACATCTTCGGCGCCAGCCAAGACACTCTCTCCACCGCGCTGCAGTGGCTGCTCATCCTTTTCATCAG GTACCCTGAAGTGCAGGCTCGGGTGCAGGCCGAACTGGATCAAGTTGTGGGCAGAGACCGTCTGCCCTGCCTGGAGGACCAGCCCAGACTGCCCTATGTCATGGCCTTTCTTTATGAAGCCATGCGCTTCTCCAGCTTTGTGCCGGTCACCATTCCTCACGCCACCACTGCCAACACCTCTCTTTTGGGCTACCACATTCCCAAGGACACAGTGGTTTTTGTTAACCAGTGGTCCGTGAATCATGACCCGGTGAAGTGGCCTAACCCAGAGGACTTCGATCCCGCCCGGTTCTTGGACAAGGACGGCATCATCAACAAGGACCTGACGAGCAGTGTGATGATTTTTTCCATGGGCAAGCGGCGCTGCATCGGGGAAGAGCTTTCCAAGGTGCAGCTGTTTCTCTTCACTGCCATCCTGGCTCACCAGTGCAATTTCAAGGCCAATCCAGACGAGCCCGCAGAAATGGATTTTAGTTATGGTCTGACCATTAAACCCAAGTCATTTAAAATCAACGTCACTCTCAGAGAGTCCATGGAGCTCCTCGACAGGGCTGTCCAAACGTTACAAGCTGAGAAAGGCTGCCAGTGA